From a single Calditrichota bacterium genomic region:
- a CDS encoding PAS domain S-box protein — translation MEEELNFTADLLKIEERIFNYINLVLAIYITPLLITSLLRINYTGFKWVYIFHIFIVAIIWLLFLLRKKTKFTSRVIAFIIILSTLLIPSIPSFGAQAYWEATVMVIVFITAMFLGRRAGFLFLSYVALYIIVFGYLFIIKPAIPSFSLILKSSVLYDLLFRWSLIIVNSLIIIYAIGRYRDFFVKSMENFLLAERKAEESEAKYKQLADVTFEGIVIHDKGIVIDVNLSLAKMSGYTREELIGINVMKLVHEKYHALVNENISKDYAEPYEFIAVRKDGSTFPVEVEARNYKTEDNKTLRVTAVRDITKRKKIEEELREKEIKYSYLFNNSLETIWATDKQFNLIYVNEAAYNFMGYTLEEFMGMNPADYTAPEGMKLLRENAEKLIAEYQKGKIRQVKFEVQQTKKDGTVIDVEITGQLLLNDKGEFIGFQGRSIDITDRKKIEKQLKNQTKEIKLNNERLESLLEISRFQTKSVKELLDFALHEAIRLTNSKIGFIFYYDNATQQLILNSWSKDVMKECKIEGSNNIFDLADTGLWAEPIRQRKPILINDYQADNPMKHGTPEGHVEITKYLAAPVFSENNIVAIVAVANKPTDYDDSDIRQLTLLMDNAWKISERVTLIEELQNAKEKAEESEKLKTEFLQNISHEVRTPLNGILGFSNFLIEPDLTHKERTEYLNIIRNSGNQLLRIIDDIMEISQLGTKQVKVTKKQICLNKLLSELYSIFDIEAKTNKIPLYLKKGLPDKESTILTDKTKLVRILNSLLENSFKFTSEGFIEFGYLLKTDNEPAELEIYVKDTGIGIKPESQNTIFVRFSQEEKELSKKVGGLGLGLSIAKENVKLLGGNITVESQKGKGSTFFVTIPYEPVYLKAKKRDSKDNKHKKDIKKEKYTVLIAEDEAINYLFLAIFLKEHGPNLVTLHARNGKEAVEMCKKNPKIDFVFMDLKMPRMSGFEATKLIKEFRPELPIVAQTAYSTEEKREQALLAGCDDFISKPIEEHTLKEIIEKYFVK, via the coding sequence ATGGAAGAAGAATTAAATTTCACAGCGGACCTCCTCAAAATTGAAGAGAGAATATTCAACTATATTAATCTTGTGTTAGCAATTTATATTACACCTTTGCTAATCACTTCATTATTGAGAATTAATTACACGGGTTTTAAATGGGTGTATATATTTCACATATTCATTGTGGCAATAATTTGGCTGCTATTTCTGTTAAGAAAAAAAACCAAATTCACATCTCGGGTAATAGCGTTCATAATTATTCTATCAACATTATTAATTCCTTCCATTCCTTCATTTGGAGCGCAGGCATATTGGGAAGCGACGGTGATGGTAATTGTATTTATTACAGCCATGTTTTTGGGAAGAAGGGCAGGTTTTCTCTTTTTATCATACGTAGCATTATACATAATTGTTTTTGGTTACTTATTCATCATTAAACCGGCAATTCCAAGTTTTTCTCTCATTCTGAAATCGAGTGTGCTTTATGACTTGCTTTTTCGGTGGTCCTTAATAATTGTCAATTCTCTTATTATTATTTATGCGATAGGCAGATACCGTGATTTTTTCGTAAAATCAATGGAAAATTTTCTTCTTGCGGAAAGAAAGGCTGAAGAAAGCGAAGCCAAATACAAACAGCTTGCCGATGTTACATTTGAAGGTATTGTTATACACGATAAAGGTATTGTTATTGATGTTAATCTTTCATTGGCAAAGATGAGTGGCTATACTCGCGAGGAATTAATTGGAATAAATGTAATGAAATTAGTTCACGAAAAATATCATGCACTTGTCAATGAAAATATTAGTAAAGATTATGCAGAGCCATACGAATTTATCGCGGTCAGGAAAGACGGTTCCACGTTCCCTGTTGAAGTCGAAGCCAGAAATTACAAAACCGAAGATAATAAAACATTAAGAGTTACTGCTGTCAGGGACATTACCAAACGTAAAAAAATAGAAGAGGAGTTGCGAGAGAAAGAAATAAAATACAGCTATCTGTTTAACAACTCACTTGAAACAATATGGGCAACCGACAAGCAATTTAATCTTATATATGTTAATGAAGCTGCTTATAATTTTATGGGATATACTCTCGAGGAATTTATGGGTATGAATCCTGCTGATTATACAGCACCCGAGGGAATGAAATTATTACGGGAAAATGCCGAAAAATTAATTGCAGAATATCAAAAAGGCAAAATACGGCAGGTTAAATTTGAAGTACAACAAACAAAAAAAGACGGAACAGTTATCGATGTTGAGATTACCGGGCAATTACTATTAAATGACAAGGGTGAATTTATTGGTTTTCAGGGTAGGTCAATCGATATTACCGATAGGAAAAAAATAGAAAAGCAGCTTAAAAATCAAACGAAAGAAATAAAGCTGAACAATGAACGATTAGAAAGCTTGCTTGAAATTTCACGTTTCCAGACAAAATCAGTTAAAGAACTATTGGATTTTGCTCTGCATGAGGCGATTCGTCTGACAAACTCCAAAATAGGATTTATTTTCTACTACGACAACGCTACACAGCAGCTCATTCTTAATTCATGGTCGAAAGATGTCATGAAAGAATGCAAAATTGAAGGGTCTAATAATATTTTCGACCTGGCTGATACAGGCTTATGGGCTGAACCGATAAGACAACGAAAGCCAATACTTATAAATGACTATCAGGCCGACAACCCCATGAAACACGGGACCCCGGAAGGACACGTTGAAATTACTAAATATCTTGCTGCTCCCGTATTTTCAGAGAACAATATTGTTGCCATCGTAGCTGTTGCCAATAAGCCCACAGATTATGACGATTCGGATATTCGCCAATTGACTTTGCTAATGGACAATGCGTGGAAAATATCCGAGAGAGTCACGCTTATTGAGGAATTGCAAAATGCCAAAGAAAAAGCCGAAGAAAGCGAAAAATTAAAAACCGAATTCTTACAAAATATTTCGCATGAAGTGCGAACACCGTTGAACGGCATTTTAGGTTTTTCAAATTTCTTAATAGAGCCGGACTTGACGCACAAAGAACGAACCGAGTACCTAAATATAATTCGAAACAGCGGCAATCAACTGTTACGAATAATTGACGACATTATGGAAATATCTCAGCTTGGAACAAAACAAGTAAAAGTAACAAAGAAACAAATTTGTCTGAACAAGTTGCTATCAGAACTATACTCAATTTTTGACATAGAAGCAAAAACGAATAAAATCCCACTGTATTTGAAAAAAGGACTTCCAGATAAGGAGAGTACAATATTAACAGATAAAACAAAATTAGTGAGAATTTTAAACAGTTTACTCGAAAATAGTTTTAAATTTACAAGTGAAGGATTTATTGAATTTGGCTATCTGCTAAAAACGGACAATGAGCCTGCCGAACTGGAAATTTATGTAAAAGACACCGGGATAGGGATAAAACCTGAAAGTCAAAACACTATTTTCGTTCGCTTTTCTCAGGAAGAAAAGGAACTGTCAAAAAAGGTAGGCGGACTTGGTTTAGGCTTATCAATTGCAAAAGAAAATGTAAAATTACTTGGCGGCAACATTACCGTTGAGTCGCAAAAGGGAAAAGGCTCTACCTTTTTTGTCACAATTCCTTATGAACCTGTATATTTAAAGGCAAAAAAAAGAGATTCAAAAGATAACAAACATAAAAAAGATATAAAAAAAGAAAAATACACGGTTCTGATCGCGGAAGACGAAGCAATAAATTATTTATTTCTTGCAATTTTCCTCAAAGAACATGGACCTAATTTAGTAACTTTGCACGCAAGGAACGGTAAGGAAGCCGTTGAAATGTGCAAAAAAAATCCTAAAATTGATTTCGTATTTATGGATTTAAAAATGCCGAGAATGTCTGGCTTTGAAGCAACAAAACTTATCAAAGAATTTCGACCCGAATTACCCATCGTTGCGCAGACAGCCTACTCGACAGAAGAGAAGAGAGAACAGGCACTTTTAGCCGGCTGCGACGATTTCATTTCCAAGCCGATAGAAGAACACACGTTAAAAGAGATAATTGAAAAATATTTTGTGAAATAA
- a CDS encoding STAS/SEC14 domain-containing protein, giving the protein MKIEIHYFEKPDYLSVKVSGQWTTENAKKLFELMRDEADKHGLTLLFLDARGLSQPDTEMTRFFSGEYFAKVLPFPFKTAIVTNPEIYNKFGETVALNRCAQIAVFFKKEEARKWLIKKSEV; this is encoded by the coding sequence ATGAAAATCGAAATTCATTACTTTGAAAAACCAGATTATCTCAGTGTGAAAGTCAGCGGTCAATGGACAACAGAGAATGCGAAAAAATTATTTGAATTAATGCGCGATGAGGCGGACAAGCATGGTCTAACATTACTTTTTCTCGACGCGCGCGGACTTTCGCAACCTGACACTGAAATGACTCGATTCTTTTCCGGAGAGTATTTTGCGAAAGTGTTACCTTTCCCATTCAAGACAGCGATTGTAACAAATCCTGAAATATACAACAAATTTGGCGAGACTGTAGCGCTGAACCGCTGCGCCCAAATCGCCGTTTTCTTTAAAAAAGAAGAAGCCAGGAAATGGCTTATAAAAAAATCCGAAGTGTAA
- a CDS encoding PD-(D/E)XK nuclease family protein has product MKTHRPDLCSKIVEIEDKFYSDVYRLLLPQAKVAGPKNGVNKYFFRLPLKKEKDFPDGILELTYYDFAELTNNLFVFFLKILAGIDEPPRKIEEDFSAKFLGNFAHDALNRVWRKIIDEQGALASGYDFSLLNREKVESAIREVRNSEANYYKFPQNYVRVYFDEILREIFVQQFLWFFQQMDAMFKGKNIQVFPEKDYSTPEERKAKTLIGNDDGEVRIKGRGDLRVEDQTLSPVHFHIFDYKTGKSKNLAQLLFYELFYYLLEEKAAPENVHSYFFHVMEGELKSLKDLLGRKSKQERIDAIKNAIIEAIQVIQTEGFSLPQQKTRLGEMESITRGDLFLKEKAKAKNSTRIHAN; this is encoded by the coding sequence TTGAAAACTCACCGCCCCGATCTGTGCTCGAAAATTGTGGAAATTGAAGATAAATTTTACAGCGACGTTTATCGGCTTCTTTTGCCCCAGGCCAAAGTTGCGGGACCGAAAAATGGTGTGAATAAGTATTTCTTTCGCCTGCCTTTGAAAAAAGAAAAAGATTTTCCCGATGGAATTCTCGAATTGACATACTACGACTTCGCCGAGTTGACGAATAATCTGTTCGTCTTTTTTCTAAAAATCCTCGCCGGAATTGATGAGCCGCCCAGAAAGATTGAGGAAGATTTTTCGGCAAAATTTTTAGGGAATTTTGCCCATGATGCGCTCAATCGTGTGTGGCGAAAAATAATCGATGAGCAAGGAGCCTTAGCTTCGGGATACGATTTTTCTCTGTTGAATCGGGAGAAAGTGGAAAGCGCGATTCGCGAAGTGAGAAATTCGGAAGCCAATTACTACAAATTTCCGCAAAACTATGTCCGCGTTTATTTTGATGAGATTTTGCGTGAAATTTTTGTGCAACAATTTCTTTGGTTTTTTCAGCAAATGGACGCGATGTTCAAAGGAAAAAATATTCAAGTTTTTCCGGAGAAAGATTACAGTACTCCCGAAGAAAGAAAAGCGAAAACACTGATCGGAAACGACGACGGAGAAGTGCGCATCAAAGGTCGGGGAGATTTGCGTGTTGAAGATCAGACTTTGTCACCCGTGCACTTTCACATTTTCGATTACAAAACAGGGAAAAGCAAGAATTTAGCGCAATTGCTTTTTTACGAATTGTTTTATTATCTGCTGGAAGAAAAAGCAGCACCGGAAAATGTGCATTCATATTTTTTTCATGTCATGGAAGGCGAACTCAAGAGTCTGAAAGATTTGCTGGGCAGAAAATCCAAGCAGGAAAGAATTGATGCAATCAAAAATGCTATTATTGAAGCCATTCAAGTAATTCAGACTGAAGGATTTTCTTTGCCGCAGCAAAAAACGAGATTGGGCGAGATGGAGTCGATTACGCGAGGGGATTTGTTTTTGAAAGAAAAAGCGAAAGCAAAGAATAGCACGCGGATTCACGCGAATTAG
- a CDS encoding UvrD-helicase domain-containing protein — MQGIEKKIIRASAGTGKTYRLSLEYIGLLLKYQSAGLDFSEILVITFTRKATAEIRQRIFDHLAEIVSDANGKRNELEENLKAVTGISVSDKEREALQQIYRRMIANKNQVQISTIDSFTNQIFKTVIGPYLGIMDYNIVSQNDDAVLAEIYQTMLTPENLELLEKFYFRTGKRQISNFKNLVNSLIDRRWIFDLMDESQKEEEPAFSVDDYYRKFRENFDEVLDRLQAYIDSDEKKSRQSAKDLLNKSFYEKFFQAAAEVSGTEITEKIKSKLEDKKFLLENYSAILSDPHKINFWNGSRIYRKKADAPEKETQFSQLGQALRYFADWVFAQLGAREANEIREIARRILARYDEIKFREKKFTYNDISYYTFKYLYDPSLSLIEDGAVSNQFFEYLTGKIRFILIDEFQDTSVIQYKILYPMIREVISGSGVKDYGGVIVVGDEKQSIYGWRGGERDLLLNLDKALHGAESSKLTKSYRSERQIIAFVNMLFGDENLHAQLRRFGIDWQYEQISDNKNETRGFVSARFANVSRSDNGSDATTLKMQAQRKFLLETIYPLIEAGDLSLSGTAILARKNQDLIFAAAVLNELGVPYMSESSLSVVRHSAIKPLFYFYRFCVFRDFYDLLSFLRSDYALMPAGELREFIDIFRSMAKLNLARCLELAKHLPTIGFFQKLLTDIGYLKEGKFINSGDAGNGILALTKKLLEHYSVIRIFSQENDLKNIHLFLEIIALFENDRQSYTQDLRGFLQFCEDLESDDSFKQAGLETVDAIRLLTIHKAKGLEFDNVILLWNLSGRGSNTHGTIQFYPQYNSGYKSLEKFSLTYNFDKVLPFSSQKELFEAAQIRQAIEVMNLFYVAMTRAKANLFLFFTFQNKDGLEKFFDKLDSTENPRIDGLLAKYLHEILPEKSAGRENESTDCSGEIGELYDEKKSAERKTTPEKDFSWVTKYLTFEQFANLVPVTDETTRMSRADLIRRFVHDRSAVKGDVAHYYLSFIKFDSPEARSFARKRALMKYGSLLPAREIEHILQRTNEFIDKNKFYFSRENWDLVFTEWTISPPTEGQLRLDRMMVNQVKKQMMILDYKTGEVWHEEQIEVYKKAVEELPAVKNQGYRVETKYVKIDLA; from the coding sequence ATGCAGGGAATCGAGAAAAAAATCATTCGCGCCAGCGCGGGAACCGGCAAAACTTACCGTCTGTCGCTGGAATACATCGGGCTTTTGTTGAAATATCAAAGCGCAGGACTTGATTTCAGCGAAATTTTGGTGATTACTTTCACGAGAAAAGCGACGGCGGAAATTCGTCAGCGTATTTTTGACCATCTGGCAGAGATCGTTTCTGACGCCAATGGCAAGCGGAACGAACTGGAAGAAAATTTGAAAGCAGTGACAGGAATTTCTGTCAGCGATAAGGAGAGAGAAGCCCTGCAGCAAATTTACCGGCGAATGATCGCCAACAAAAATCAGGTGCAGATCAGTACCATTGACTCGTTCACAAATCAGATTTTCAAAACTGTCATCGGTCCCTATCTGGGAATAATGGATTACAACATCGTCTCCCAGAATGACGATGCTGTGCTGGCGGAAATTTATCAAACCATGCTCACGCCGGAAAATTTGGAGTTGTTGGAAAAGTTCTACTTTCGCACCGGAAAGCGTCAAATCAGCAATTTCAAAAATCTTGTCAATTCTCTCATCGACCGACGTTGGATTTTTGATTTGATGGATGAAAGTCAAAAGGAAGAAGAACCGGCATTTTCCGTCGATGATTATTACCGGAAATTTCGCGAAAATTTCGATGAAGTGCTGGACCGATTGCAGGCCTATATCGATTCAGATGAGAAAAAGAGCAGACAGTCGGCAAAAGATTTGCTCAATAAAAGTTTTTACGAGAAATTTTTCCAAGCGGCCGCAGAAGTTTCCGGAACAGAAATCACTGAAAAAATCAAAAGCAAATTAGAAGATAAAAAATTTTTGCTTGAAAATTATTCTGCCATTTTATCCGACCCGCATAAAATTAACTTCTGGAACGGCTCAAGAATTTATCGAAAAAAAGCTGATGCCCCGGAGAAAGAAACCCAATTCTCCCAATTGGGACAAGCCCTGCGTTATTTCGCCGATTGGGTTTTTGCTCAACTGGGTGCACGCGAAGCAAATGAAATCAGGGAGATCGCCCGCAGAATTTTGGCGCGCTACGACGAAATCAAATTCCGTGAAAAGAAATTCACTTACAATGACATTTCCTATTACACTTTCAAATATCTTTACGATCCGTCGCTCTCGCTAATCGAGGATGGCGCTGTTTCTAATCAGTTCTTCGAATATTTGACCGGCAAAATTCGTTTCATTTTGATCGACGAATTTCAGGATACCAGCGTGATTCAGTACAAAATTTTGTATCCCATGATTCGCGAAGTGATTAGCGGCAGCGGCGTCAAAGATTACGGAGGCGTGATCGTTGTCGGCGATGAGAAGCAATCAATTTATGGCTGGCGCGGCGGCGAGAGGGATTTGCTGCTGAATCTCGACAAAGCGCTGCACGGTGCGGAATCGTCGAAGTTGACCAAATCTTATCGCAGCGAGCGCCAAATCATCGCTTTTGTGAACATGCTTTTTGGCGACGAAAATTTGCACGCGCAACTCCGGCGCTTCGGGATTGACTGGCAGTACGAGCAGATATCAGACAACAAAAACGAAACGCGAGGTTTTGTCAGCGCGCGATTTGCAAATGTGTCACGCAGCGATAATGGCAGCGATGCAACAACGCTGAAGATGCAGGCGCAACGAAAATTTTTATTAGAAACGATTTACCCGCTGATCGAAGCGGGAGATTTGTCATTATCCGGCACTGCGATATTGGCGAGAAAGAATCAGGACCTAATTTTTGCCGCTGCTGTGCTCAATGAATTGGGCGTGCCGTACATGTCTGAAAGTTCGCTTTCTGTGGTGCGCCATTCTGCAATCAAACCGCTGTTTTATTTTTATCGCTTTTGTGTTTTTCGCGATTTTTATGATTTGCTCTCTTTTTTGCGCTCCGATTACGCGCTCATGCCGGCGGGTGAGTTGAGAGAATTCATCGATATTTTTCGCAGCATGGCGAAGCTGAATTTAGCGCGCTGTTTGGAATTAGCGAAACATCTTCCCACGATTGGTTTTTTTCAGAAATTGTTGACCGACATCGGCTATCTGAAAGAGGGCAAATTCATAAATTCCGGCGACGCGGGAAATGGGATACTCGCGCTCACAAAAAAATTGCTCGAACATTACAGCGTCATTCGAATTTTCAGTCAGGAAAATGATTTGAAAAACATTCATTTATTTTTGGAAATTATCGCCCTGTTTGAAAATGACCGCCAGAGCTACACTCAGGATTTGCGCGGCTTTTTGCAATTCTGCGAAGACCTGGAAAGCGATGATTCCTTCAAGCAGGCAGGGTTAGAAACGGTCGATGCCATCCGCCTGTTGACCATTCACAAAGCCAAGGGGCTGGAATTTGACAATGTGATTTTGCTCTGGAATTTGAGCGGCAGGGGCAGCAATACTCACGGCACGATTCAATTTTACCCGCAATACAATTCGGGTTACAAAAGTCTGGAAAAATTTTCCCTGACTTATAATTTTGACAAAGTGCTGCCATTTTCGAGTCAGAAAGAGCTGTTCGAAGCGGCGCAAATTCGCCAAGCGATCGAGGTGATGAATTTATTTTACGTCGCCATGACGCGCGCTAAAGCGAATTTGTTTTTGTTCTTTACTTTTCAAAATAAAGATGGGTTGGAAAAATTCTTCGACAAACTTGATTCTACTGAAAATCCGCGCATCGATGGTTTGCTGGCGAAATATTTGCATGAAATTTTACCTGAAAAAAGCGCTGGCAGAGAAAATGAGTCCACAGACTGCAGCGGCGAAATTGGTGAATTGTACGACGAAAAAAAATCAGCCGAGCGGAAAACAACGCCCGAAAAAGATTTTTCTTGGGTGACGAAGTATTTGACATTCGAGCAATTTGCGAATCTCGTTCCCGTCACCGACGAAACGACTCGCATGTCCAGAGCTGATTTGATTCGCAGATTTGTGCACGATCGGTCCGCGGTAAAGGGCGACGTGGCGCATTATTATTTGTCATTCATTAAATTTGATTCGCCAGAGGCGCGTAGTTTTGCGCGCAAGCGCGCCTTGATGAAATACGGGAGTTTATTGCCAGCGCGGGAAATTGAGCATATTTTGCAGCGAACGAATGAATTTATTGACAAAAACAAATTTTATTTTTCCCGGGAAAATTGGGATCTCGTGTTCACCGAATGGACAATTTCCCCCCCCACAGAAGGTCAGCTTCGCCTCGACCGCATGATGGTCAATCAAGTGAAAAAACAGATGATGATTCTGGATTACAAAACCGGCGAAGTTTGGCACGAAGAGCAGATCGAAGTTTACAAGAAAGCGGTGGAAGAATTACCCGCGGTGAAAAATCAGGGCTATCGCGTGGAGACGAAATACGTCAAAATCGATTTGGCGTGA